A window of the Haloquadratum walsbyi C23 genome harbors these coding sequences:
- the cas4 gene encoding CRISPR-associated protein Cas4 codes for MKPVTSIADHDELVHVSALNEYLYCPRRFYYQRYHDEMGTPYELLDGRSKHENAAHRGGWISERYLCDTSLGLHGKIDVIESEDGVLTPIERKRAESGGYYTNDEIQLAGYCMLLSHVINEPVNFGYIYLYSTDQRHSIRITEDHRQAVNKIVEQIQSMSAKNIPPLTDNPSKCEACSAREYCMPEETAMLEPEKARGTGWEGEI; via the coding sequence GTGAAACCAGTAACTTCCATCGCAGACCACGATGAGCTTGTGCATGTGAGTGCGCTGAACGAGTATCTTTATTGCCCGCGACGTTTCTACTACCAGCGATATCATGATGAGATGGGGACACCATATGAACTACTTGATGGAAGGAGCAAACATGAAAATGCTGCTCACCGAGGCGGCTGGATCAGCGAGCGATACCTGTGTGATACGTCACTCGGTCTCCATGGAAAAATTGATGTCATTGAATCTGAAGATGGTGTCCTAACACCGATCGAGCGGAAGCGGGCTGAAAGCGGGGGATACTACACTAATGATGAAATCCAGTTAGCTGGCTACTGTATGCTGTTATCTCATGTAATAAATGAGCCCGTTAATTTCGGATACATATATCTATATTCTACAGATCAGCGACATTCAATCAGAATAACTGAGGATCACCGTCAGGCAGTCAATAAAATCGTGGAGCAGATCCAATCCATGTCGGCGAAAAACATCCCACCGCTCACCGACAACCCCTCGAAATGTGAGGCCTGTTCCGCCCGCGAGTACTGCATGCCTGAGGAAACCGCGATGCTCGAACCCGAGAAAGCACGCGGGACGGGTTGGGAGGGCGAGATATGA